In one window of Hevea brasiliensis isolate MT/VB/25A 57/8 chromosome 10, ASM3005281v1, whole genome shotgun sequence DNA:
- the LOC110657426 gene encoding probable WRKY transcription factor 15 isoform X2, which translates to MAVELMMAYRNDGFAAKVEENAVQEAASGLESVNKLIRLLSHQNQENLQSSSSSPSSGPSMDIGMDCKAVADVAVSKFKRVISLLGRTRTGHARFRRAPVATPVNNTQISLENQVLESKVYYAMPIQLIPPPPPPPPPPPVPNHFHDYSSVTMMSKNNGVISDRKESSTTLNFSYSSAGNSFVSSLTGDTIDSKQLSSSSAFQITNLSQVSSSGKPPLSSSSLKRKCSSENMGSGKCSGGSSGRCHCSKKRKLRLKRVVRVPAISLKMADIPPDDYSWRKYGQKPIKGSPHPRGYYKCSSVRGCPARKHVERALDDPSMLVVTYEGEHNHTLSIAETTNLILESS; encoded by the exons ATGGCTGTAGAGCTTATGATGGCTTATAGGAACGATGGTTTTGCAGCTAAAGTGGAAGAGAACGCAGTCCAAGAGGCTGCTTCAGGGCTTGAGAGTGTCAATAAGCTCATCAGATTGCTCTCGCATCAAAATCAAGAAAATCTTCAATCGTCATCTTCTTCTCCAAGCTCAGGACCCTCCATGGATATAGGGATGGATTGCAAGGCAGTTGCAGATGTTGCTGTTTCTAAATTCAAGAGAGTTATTTCTCTTCTGGGTCGAACCAGAACTGGCCATGCTCGCTTTAGAAGAGCTCCTGTGGCAACTCCTGTAAACAACACCCAGATTAgcctagaaaatcaagttcttgaAAGTAAGGTTTATTATGCTATGCCGATCCAGCtgattcctcctcctcctcctcctcctcctcctcctccagttCCTAATCATTTCCATGATTATTCTTCTGTGACGATGATGTCAAAGAATAATGGGGTGATCAGTGACAGGAAAGAATCGTCTACCACCCTCAATTTTTCTTATTCTTCTGCTGGGAATTCTTTTGTTTCTTCCTTGACCGGTGATACGATTGATAGTAAACAGCTATCCTCTTCATCAGCGTTTCAGATTACCAATCTTTCTCAGGTTTCTTCATCTGGAAAGCCTccactttcttcttcttccttgaagaGGAAGTGTAGTTCTGAGAATATGGGTTCTGGAAAGTGCAGTGGTGGGTCTTCTGGTCGTTGCCATTGCTCTAAGAAGAG AAAGTTGAGACTGAAGAGAGTGGTGAGGGTTCCAGCAATTAGCTTGAAGATGGCTGATATTCCACCAGATGATTACTCCTGGAGAAAATATGGACAAAAACCCATTAAAGGGTCCCCTCATCCAAG AGGCTATTACAAGTGCAGTAGCGTGAGAGGTTGCCCAGCACGTAAGCATGTGGAGCGAGCTTTAGACGATCCATCAATGCTTGTAGTCACCTACGAAGGAGAACACAATCATACTCTCTCCATTGCAGAGACAACCAATCTCATCTTAGAATCCTCATAG
- the LOC110657426 gene encoding probable WRKY transcription factor 15 isoform X1, with protein sequence MAVELMMAYRNDGFAAKVEENAVQEAASGLESVNKLIRLLSHQNQENLQSSSSSPSSGPSMDIGMDCKAVADVAVSKFKRVISLLGRTRTGHARFRRAPVATPVNNTQISLENQVLESKVYYAMPIQLIPPPPPPPPPPPVPNHFHDYSSVTMMSKNNGVISDRKESSTTLNFSYSSAGNSFVSSLTGDTIDSKQLSSSSAFQITNLSQVSSSGKPPLSSSSLKRKCSSENMGSGKCSGGSSGRCHCSKKSRKLRLKRVVRVPAISLKMADIPPDDYSWRKYGQKPIKGSPHPRGYYKCSSVRGCPARKHVERALDDPSMLVVTYEGEHNHTLSIAETTNLILESS encoded by the exons ATGGCTGTAGAGCTTATGATGGCTTATAGGAACGATGGTTTTGCAGCTAAAGTGGAAGAGAACGCAGTCCAAGAGGCTGCTTCAGGGCTTGAGAGTGTCAATAAGCTCATCAGATTGCTCTCGCATCAAAATCAAGAAAATCTTCAATCGTCATCTTCTTCTCCAAGCTCAGGACCCTCCATGGATATAGGGATGGATTGCAAGGCAGTTGCAGATGTTGCTGTTTCTAAATTCAAGAGAGTTATTTCTCTTCTGGGTCGAACCAGAACTGGCCATGCTCGCTTTAGAAGAGCTCCTGTGGCAACTCCTGTAAACAACACCCAGATTAgcctagaaaatcaagttcttgaAAGTAAGGTTTATTATGCTATGCCGATCCAGCtgattcctcctcctcctcctcctcctcctcctcctccagttCCTAATCATTTCCATGATTATTCTTCTGTGACGATGATGTCAAAGAATAATGGGGTGATCAGTGACAGGAAAGAATCGTCTACCACCCTCAATTTTTCTTATTCTTCTGCTGGGAATTCTTTTGTTTCTTCCTTGACCGGTGATACGATTGATAGTAAACAGCTATCCTCTTCATCAGCGTTTCAGATTACCAATCTTTCTCAGGTTTCTTCATCTGGAAAGCCTccactttcttcttcttccttgaagaGGAAGTGTAGTTCTGAGAATATGGGTTCTGGAAAGTGCAGTGGTGGGTCTTCTGGTCGTTGCCATTGCTCTAAGAAGAG TAGAAAGTTGAGACTGAAGAGAGTGGTGAGGGTTCCAGCAATTAGCTTGAAGATGGCTGATATTCCACCAGATGATTACTCCTGGAGAAAATATGGACAAAAACCCATTAAAGGGTCCCCTCATCCAAG AGGCTATTACAAGTGCAGTAGCGTGAGAGGTTGCCCAGCACGTAAGCATGTGGAGCGAGCTTTAGACGATCCATCAATGCTTGTAGTCACCTACGAAGGAGAACACAATCATACTCTCTCCATTGCAGAGACAACCAATCTCATCTTAGAATCCTCATAG
- the LOC110657425 gene encoding uncharacterized protein LOC110657425: MKNLFSSQFISLETLPSTPLKPLMASSLTHALCQDPPPPHLDDLLCSKPQQHQTEDDNDTSLPDTSSSFCLGSPSRYLSGESRVERAWSHWTKLGRPKLIVAPMVDNSELPFRMLCRKYGADAAYTPMLHSRIFTENEKYRNQEFTTCQEDRPLFVQFCANNPDTFLDAARRVEPYCDYVDINLGCPQRIARRGNYGAFLMDNLPLVKSLVEKLACNLHVPVSCKIRVFPKLEDTINYAKMLEEAGCSLLAVHGRTRDEKDGKKFRADWKAIKAVKSAVRIPVLANGNIRHMDDVQNCLEETGADGVLSAESLLENPALFAGFRTAEWVIGDEKRNRDGNLDQADLLVEYLKLCEKYPVPWRMIRAHVHKMLGDWFRIHPHVREDLNAQSRLTFEFLYNIVDQLRELGGRIPLYLKDVEVDTLAAEVTANGLANNFCNTW, encoded by the exons ATGAAAAATCTATTCTCTTCTCAATTCATTTCTCTCGAAACCTTACCCTCTACGCCACTCAAACCCCTTATGGCCTCGTCTCTAACCCATGCCCTCTGCCAAGATCCTCCTCCTCCACACCTAGATGACCTTCTCTGTTCTAAACCACAGCAACACCAAACGGAAGACGATAACGATACCTCTTTGCCTGATACGTCGTCGTCCTTCTGCTTGGGCTCCCCTAGTCGGTACCTGAGCGGAGAGTCTAGGGTGGAGCGAGCATGGTCCCACTGGACGAAGCTGGGCCGACCCAAGTTGATTGTTGCTCCTATGGTGGACAATTCGGAGCTGCCGTTTCGAATGCTTTGTAGAAAATATGGGGCCGACGCTGCTTATACTCCGATGTTGCATTCCAGGATTTTCACTGAGAACGAAAAGTATCGAAACCAGGAATTTACTACTTGTCAG GAAGATCGTCCATTATTTGTTCAATTTTGTGCCAATAATCCAGACACCTTTTTGGATGCTGCACGGAGGGTTGAACCTTATTGTGATTATGTAGACATTAATCTGGG GTGTCCTCAGCGGATAGCCAGACGGGGGAACTATGGAGCTTTCTTAATGGATAATCTTCCGCTTGTCAAATCTTTAGTTGAAAAGTTGGCTTGCAACCTTCATGTTCCTGTGTCTTGCAAAATCCGGGTGTTCCCAAAATTAGAGGATACTATTAATTATGCGAAAATGTTGGAGGAAGCTGGTTGTTCCCTTTTAGCTGTCCATGGTCGAACTAGAGATGAGAAAGATGGAAAGAAATTCCGGGCTGACTGGAAGGCCATCAAGGCTGTAAAAAGTGCTGTCAGAATCCCAGTTCTTGCTAATGGGAACATCCGGCATATGGATGATGTTCAGAACTGTTTGGAAGAGACTGGTGCTGATGGGGTGCTTTCGGCTGAATCTCTCCTTGAGAATCCAGCTctatttgctggatttcggacaGCTGAATGGGTAATTGGTGATGAAAAAAGAAATAGAGATGGAAATCTGGACCAGGCAGATTTGTTAGTGGAGTATTTGAAGCTTTGTGAAAAATACCCTGTACCATGGAGAATGATCCGCGCTCATGTGCACAAGATGTTGGGAGACTGGTTCAGGATACATCCTCATGTAAGGGAAGATCTCAATGCACAATCCAGGCTGACGTttgaatttttatataatatagtaGACCAACTCAGAGAGTTAGGTGGGAGGATTCCACTTTATCTGAAGGATGTTGAAGTCGATACACTGGCAGCAGAAGTTACTGCAAATGGTTTGGCCAATAATTTTTGCAATACATGGTAG
- the LOC110657422 gene encoding probable 2-oxoglutarate-dependent dioxygenase At3g50210, whose product MATDFKSIPIIDIGPLVAKCDDPNMARDPTVCEVVKQLDQACREAGFFYVRGHGIPDSLIKEVKNVSHRFFDLPYEEKLKIKMTAAAGYRGYQRIGENITKGIPDMHEAIDCYRDMKPGLYGELGKPMEGHNQWPLNPPNFKTLMEEYAALCTELSRKILRGIALALGGSADELEGEIAGDAFWVLRIIGYPGVSSARGQDLAENDIGCGAHTDYGLLTLVNQDDDITALQVRNLSGEWISAPPIPGTFVCNIGDMLKIWSNGLYDSTLHQVINSSPKYRVCIAYFHEPNFDAAVEASDICVKRTGGIRKSGKAVYGEHLVNKVQTNFV is encoded by the exons ATGGCCACCGATTTCAAATCTATCCCAATTATCG ATATTGGTCCTTTGGTAGCCAAGTGTGATGATCCAAACATGGCTCGGGACCCCACTGTGTGTGAAGTCGTTAAACAATTGGACCAGGCTTGTAGAGAAGCTGGATTCTTCTACGTG AGGGGCCATGGTATACCTGATTCTCTCATTAAAGAGGTTAAAAACGTATCACACAGATTCTTTGATCTTCCCTACgaagaaaaattgaaaataaagatGACCGCTGCTGCTGGATACAG GGGATACCAGAGAATTGGAGAAAATATAACCAAAGGCATTCCTGACATGCATGAAGCTATTGAT TGTTACAGAGATATGAAACCGGGGCTGTATGGAGAGCTTGGCAAACCCATGGAAGGACATAATCAATG GCCACTTAATCCACCAAACTTCAAAACACTGATGGAGGAATATGCAGCCCTTTGCACAG AACTATCAAGAAAAATCCTGCGGGGAATTGCTCTAGCATTGGGTGGTTCAGCTGATGAATTGGAAGGTGAAATAGCCGGTGATGCATTTTGGGTGTTGCGTATTATTGGTTATCCAGGTGTATCTAGTGCAAGAGGCCAAGATTTGGCTGAAAATGACATTGGATG TGGAGCTCACACTGATTATG GTTTGTTGACTTTGGTTAATCAGGATGATGATATAACTGCACTTCAG GTGCGAAACCTGTCTGGTGAGTGGATATCAGCTCCCCCAATTCCTGGGACATTTGTATGCAACATTGGGGACATGctaaag ATTTGGTCAAATGGTTTGTATGATTCAACTCTGCATCAGGTCATCAACTCCTCTCCTAAATATCGTGTATGCATAGCTTATTTCCATGAG CCCAACTTTGATGCAGCTGTGGAGGCTTCAGATATTTGTGTAAAGAGGACTGGTGGTATCAGGAAGTCTGGAAAAGCAGTTTATGGAGAGCATTTAGTGAACAAAGTTCAAACTAACTTCGTTTGA
- the LOC110657423 gene encoding protein IRX15-LIKE, whose product MKSNNNNNTKLILLHPYVQKQGSSNRLWLLAFVSFFTIAFLVTLIYTRESLPTKSTAALAAAATSSSISTTAPLPTTVINTLLHYASRSNDSFHMSYSEIKPISDVLRKCSSPCNFLVFGLTHETLLWKALNHNGRTVFIDENRYYAAYFEELHPEVDVFDVQYTTKMGEFRELIASTRDQIHNECKPVQNLLFSECKLGINDLPNHVYEVDWDVILIDGPRGDGPEGPGRMTPIFTSGVLARSKKGGNGKTHIFVHDYYRDVEKVYGDEFLCRENLVEANDMLAHFVVEKMDENSYQFCSNKTSKSASSSSSS is encoded by the coding sequence ATGAAGAGCAATAACAATAACAATACAAAGCTTATTCTTCTTCACCCTTATGTCCAAAAACAAGGAAGCTCCAATCGCTTATGGCTCCTTGCCTTTGTTTCTTTCTTCACTATTGCGTTTCTTGTTACTCTTATCTACACTAGAGAGTCTTTGCCCACTAAATCCACCGCCGCTTTGGCTGCTGCTGccacatcctcctccatctccaccACCGCACCACTGCCTACCACAGTCATCAATACTCTCCTCCACTATGCTTCAAGATCCAATGACAGTTTCCACATGTCCTACTCCGAAATTAAACCCATATCTGATGTCCTTAGAAAGTGTTCTTCTCCTTGTAACTTTCTTGTTTTTGGCCTAACACATGAAACCCTTCTCTGGAAGGCCCTCAACCACAATGGCCGCACAGTTTTCATCGATGAAAACAGATACTACGCTGCCTATTTCGAAGAGCTACACCCTGAAGTTGATGTGTTTGATGTTCAATACACAACAAAAATGGGAGAATTCAGAGAACTCATAGCCTCCACAAGGGATCAAATACACAATGAATGCAAGCCAGTTCAGAATCTTCTCTTCTCAGAATGTAAGCTTGGGATTAATGACTTGCCTAATCATGTTTATGAGGTGGATTGGGATGTGATATTGATCGATGGGCCTCGAGGGGATGGACCAGAAGGGCCAGGGAGGATGACACCAATCTTCACATCTGGGGTTCTAGCTAGAAGCAAGAAGGGAGGAAATGGGAAGACTCATATATTTGTGCATGATTACTACAGAGATGTGGAGAAAGTATATGGAGATGAGTTCTTGTGCAGAGAGAACTTGGTGGAAGCTAATGACATGCTTGCTCATTTTGTGGTGGAGAAGATGGATGAGAATAGCTACCAATTCTGCAGCAACAAAACATCAAAAtcagcttcttcttcttcatcatcctAA